One segment of Clostridium ljungdahlii DSM 13528 DNA contains the following:
- a CDS encoding uroporphyrinogen decarboxylase family protein — MKTTKELYDERLSRFRKSIALEKTDRTSVILHMDAFCAKHMGVKLSDICGEDSVKVSNKIILDSLKDLGDVDGTEASYSGGRVFPLVFMSRVKLPGRELPDDMLWQLDEAEMMHPEDYDTIINKGWNNFMPGYLKDRLGIDMDSILRDLAYGPQADKNIEDAGYLVYSPAVTITVNEYLSGGRSMAKFMRDLFRMPDKVEAALEVIQKENLEKLRKQIRETKPEVMFLSPARGASEFFSPKLWERFVWKYIKETADAIIEEGAVCAIHCDGNWERDLSYFKDFPKGKVIFETDGMTDIYKIKEVLGSTVCIKGDVPAAKLVLSTPDDIYSYSKKLIDDMGTGFILASGCSIPPNAKVENVKAMVSAATGR; from the coding sequence GAACATCTGTTATATTGCATATGGATGCTTTTTGTGCTAAGCATATGGGAGTAAAATTATCAGATATTTGTGGTGAAGATAGTGTAAAGGTATCAAATAAGATTATATTGGATTCATTAAAAGATTTGGGAGATGTTGATGGAACTGAGGCATCATATAGTGGAGGACGTGTATTCCCATTAGTATTTATGTCAAGAGTTAAGCTCCCGGGACGAGAACTTCCTGATGATATGCTTTGGCAATTAGATGAAGCAGAAATGATGCATCCAGAGGATTATGACACAATTATAAATAAAGGTTGGAATAACTTTATGCCTGGTTATTTAAAAGATAGATTAGGCATTGACATGGATTCAATTTTAAGAGATTTAGCTTATGGACCACAAGCAGATAAGAATATTGAGGATGCGGGTTATTTGGTATACAGTCCAGCTGTAACTATAACTGTAAATGAGTATTTAAGCGGTGGACGTTCTATGGCAAAATTCATGAGGGATTTATTTAGAATGCCAGATAAGGTTGAAGCAGCTTTGGAAGTTATTCAAAAAGAGAATTTAGAGAAGTTAAGAAAACAAATTAGAGAAACTAAGCCTGAAGTTATGTTTCTTTCTCCAGCACGTGGAGCTAGTGAATTTTTCTCCCCTAAGTTGTGGGAGCGCTTTGTATGGAAATATATTAAGGAGACAGCAGATGCCATTATAGAAGAAGGCGCTGTATGTGCCATTCATTGTGATGGAAACTGGGAACGTGATCTTAGTTACTTCAAGGATTTTCCAAAGGGAAAAGTTATATTTGAAACAGATGGTATGACGGATATTTATAAGATAAAGGAGGTACTTGGAAGCACTGTATGCATTAAAGGAGATGTACCTGCAGCAAAACTTGTACTTAGCACTCCTGATGATATTTATAGTTACAGTAAAAAGCTTATTGATGATATGGGTACAGGATTTATTCTAGCTAGTGGATGCTCAATACCTCCAAATGCAAAAGTTGAAAATGTAAAAGCAATGGTTTCTGCAGCTACAGGCAGGTAA
- a CDS encoding methyltetrahydrofolate cobalamin methyltransferase, with protein sequence MLIIGELINTSRKLIREAVEKKDGNYIQEIAKKQEEAGATYIDVNCGTFMQTEVETMEWLVENILQATDLPLCIDSPNPLALEAGLKKVKNGKPMINSITGEDERWNTILPLVKEFNSKIIALCIDNTGMPKTQEDRLRIADSLITKLTGEGIALDDIYIDPLIKPISAGQNNGIEVLAAIQKIMESYPGVHTTCGLSNISYSLPARKVLNRLFMVQTMARGMDSYIMDPTNKEMRGALLASQTLLGQDRFSRKFIKAFREGLYE encoded by the coding sequence ATGTTAATTATAGGAGAATTAATAAATACAAGCAGAAAGCTTATACGTGAAGCTGTAGAAAAAAAAGATGGAAACTACATACAGGAAATTGCAAAAAAACAAGAAGAAGCAGGGGCAACTTATATAGATGTAAACTGTGGAACATTTATGCAAACTGAAGTGGAAACCATGGAATGGCTGGTTGAAAATATTCTTCAGGCAACAGACCTTCCATTATGTATAGATAGTCCTAATCCTCTAGCTCTAGAAGCTGGATTAAAAAAAGTAAAAAATGGAAAACCAATGATCAATTCCATAACAGGAGAAGATGAAAGGTGGAATACAATACTTCCACTAGTAAAAGAGTTTAATTCTAAAATAATAGCACTTTGTATTGACAACACAGGAATGCCAAAGACACAGGAAGACAGGCTTAGGATAGCAGATTCCCTTATAACAAAACTTACTGGAGAAGGAATAGCTCTTGATGATATATATATAGATCCACTTATAAAACCAATAAGTGCAGGACAAAACAATGGAATAGAAGTACTAGCTGCAATACAAAAAATAATGGAAAGCTATCCAGGAGTACATACTACCTGTGGATTAAGTAATATATCATATAGCTTGCCAGCAAGAAAAGTATTGAATAGATTATTTATGGTTCAAACTATGGCTCGTGGAATGGACTCATACATTATGGATCCAACAAATAAGGAAATGAGGGGTGCTTTACTTGCATCACAAACATTACTTGGACAAGATAGGTTTTCAAGAAAGTTCATTAAAGCATTCCGTGAGGGATTATATGAATAA
- a CDS encoding cobalamin B12-binding domain-containing protein: protein MNKKLVDAMADLDEDVVLAEVKAQKENGTPVLDIIADLQEGMGIVGNRFEKKEYFLSELIMSAEVFNEASEIIGGLGEASGSSNGIFVMGTIYDDIHDIGKNIVTTVMKSNGFDVKDLGVDVPTSKYIEAIKQYKPKVIGISCLLTTCFDNVKQCIKEIEDAGLRKDLKILVGGGPVDEAAGKYMGADLVCKDAQQTVDFCKKAMGVK from the coding sequence ATGAATAAAAAGTTAGTTGATGCAATGGCAGATTTGGATGAAGATGTTGTTTTAGCAGAGGTGAAAGCACAAAAGGAAAATGGAACACCAGTATTAGATATAATAGCAGATTTGCAAGAGGGAATGGGAATTGTAGGAAATAGATTTGAAAAAAAGGAATATTTTTTATCTGAACTTATAATGTCAGCAGAAGTGTTTAATGAAGCATCAGAGATCATTGGAGGATTAGGAGAAGCTTCAGGATCAAGCAACGGCATATTTGTAATGGGAACTATTTATGATGATATACATGATATAGGAAAAAATATAGTAACTACTGTAATGAAGAGTAACGGCTTTGATGTAAAGGATTTAGGAGTTGATGTACCTACATCAAAATATATTGAAGCTATAAAGCAATACAAGCCTAAGGTAATAGGAATATCTTGCCTTTTGACTACTTGCTTTGATAACGTAAAACAATGCATAAAGGAAATAGAAGATGCAGGACTTAGAAAGGATTTAAAGATTTTAGTTGGAGGTGGTCCTGTAGACGAGGCAGCAGGAAAATACATGGGTGCAGATTTAGTTTGTAAAGATGCACAGCAGACAGTAGATTTCTGTAAAAAAGCTATGGGGGTAAAGTAA
- a CDS encoding uroporphyrinogen decarboxylase family protein yields the protein MKTTQQLYNERLDRFRKTLALEKTDRTPVILMNDSFAARHMGLKLADICGKDSVKVSNKVIIDSLKDLGDVDGVNSSYSVGPLFPLEFMSRVKLPGRELADDMLWQIDEAEMMKPEDYDTIINKGWNNFMPGYLKDRLGINVDEIMADAAYAPQADQNVKDAGFVVYSPAAVITVNEYLSGGRSMAKFMRDLFRMPDKVEETLDVIQAEVVEGIRKQIRATKPDVLFLSPARGASEFYSPKLWERFVWKYIKETADAVIEEGTICSIHIDGNWERDLDYFKDFPKGKIVFETDGVTDIYKIKEKLGDRMCIKGDVPAGKLVLGTPDEVYDYASKLVKDMGDGFILASGCSVPPNAKVENVKAMISAATGR from the coding sequence ATGAAGACAACACAACAATTATACAATGAACGTTTAGATAGATTTAGAAAAACATTGGCATTAGAAAAAACAGATAGAACACCTGTTATACTTATGAATGATTCTTTTGCCGCTAGACATATGGGATTGAAGTTGGCAGATATTTGTGGAAAAGATAGTGTCAAAGTATCGAATAAGGTTATAATAGATTCTCTAAAAGATTTGGGAGATGTGGATGGAGTTAATTCATCCTACTCTGTAGGACCTTTATTTCCATTAGAATTTATGTCAAGAGTTAAGCTTCCAGGACGAGAGCTTGCAGATGACATGCTTTGGCAGATTGATGAAGCAGAAATGATGAAGCCAGAGGATTATGACACCATTATAAATAAAGGCTGGAACAATTTTATGCCTGGTTACTTAAAAGATAGATTGGGAATTAATGTTGATGAAATTATGGCAGATGCAGCTTATGCTCCACAAGCCGATCAGAATGTCAAAGATGCTGGATTTGTAGTATATAGTCCTGCTGCAGTTATAACTGTAAATGAATATTTGAGTGGAGGACGTTCTATGGCAAAATTTATGAGGGATTTATTTAGAATGCCCGATAAAGTTGAGGAAACTTTGGATGTTATTCAGGCAGAAGTAGTTGAAGGCATAAGGAAGCAAATAAGAGCTACTAAACCAGATGTACTTTTCCTTTCTCCAGCACGTGGAGCTAGTGAATTCTATTCTCCTAAGTTATGGGAGCGTTTTGTATGGAAATATATTAAGGAGACAGCAGATGCTGTTATAGAAGAAGGCACAATATGTAGCATCCACATTGATGGAAACTGGGAGCGTGATCTTGACTACTTTAAAGATTTTCCAAAGGGAAAGATTGTATTTGAAACAGATGGTGTAACAGATATTTATAAAATAAAAGAAAAGCTTGGAGATCGTATGTGCATTAAAGGAGATGTACCTGCTGGGAAGCTTGTTCTTGGTACTCCTGATGAAGTGTATGATTATGCTTCTAAACTTGTTAAAGATATGGGAGATGGATTTATTTTAGCAAGTGGATGTAGTGTACCTCCAAATGCAAAAGTTGAAAATGTAAAAGCAATGATTTCTGCAGCTACAGGCAGATAG
- a CDS encoding ASKHA domain-containing protein, with amino-acid sequence MSNYTVTFKPENRIISVCEGTTLKEAITAEGLDFDFPCGGMGTCGKCRIKILDKNLKATEKELKFLEEKELKEGIHLACETKVYSDITVQLNQKKNEVYNILQSSTKRTFTIKPLIEKVYVEVDLPSLDKQKSDLKRLKEKLMQKKPNYKDIKMNISVLRELPVKLRQANHHITAVIHGNEIIGIEMGNTENTMLGVAFDIGTTTIVAYLMDLYTGEKLAVSSAMNPQIKFGADVISRTTFANQNENGVKLMQSTLLDVLNKLIEDSVHKANILKENIYAITIVGNTCMHHLFLGLTPKYIAYIPYVPVISETLELKSSDLNLHINPSGKVFVLPNIAGFVGADTVGVILASEMDKSKDVKLAIDIGTNGEIVLGSSKKLVSCSAAAGPAFEGAQISSGMRGAKGAIDHVSFGESLNYTVIGNEKPEGICGSALLDIVAGLVRLGIINKRGKLLSPDNFINPNALPFKNNIITYEGANAFLIVPPSETAHGRAIMLTQNDITSLQLAKGAISAGISILVKKCNINTSDIKEVILAGAFGNYMDPHSACTIGLIPPELENKIQLVGNAAGTGSMLALLSNDEYEHSNTIASKVTYIELGAQKDFNREFAHGMQFQDYK; translated from the coding sequence ATGAGCAATTACACAGTTACTTTTAAACCTGAAAACCGCATAATATCTGTCTGTGAAGGAACTACTCTTAAAGAAGCTATTACAGCTGAAGGATTAGATTTTGATTTTCCCTGCGGTGGAATGGGCACTTGTGGTAAATGTAGAATTAAAATATTAGATAAAAACTTAAAGGCTACAGAAAAGGAACTTAAATTTTTAGAAGAAAAAGAACTTAAAGAAGGTATACACCTTGCTTGTGAAACCAAGGTATACAGCGATATAACCGTTCAACTAAATCAGAAGAAAAATGAAGTCTATAATATACTACAATCATCCACAAAAAGGACCTTTACTATTAAACCTCTTATTGAAAAAGTTTACGTAGAAGTAGACTTGCCTTCCTTAGACAAGCAGAAATCTGATTTAAAACGTTTAAAAGAGAAATTAATGCAAAAAAAACCAAATTATAAAGATATTAAAATGAATATTTCTGTTTTAAGGGAACTGCCCGTGAAACTTCGTCAAGCAAACCACCATATAACTGCAGTTATTCACGGCAATGAGATTATTGGTATAGAAATGGGAAATACTGAAAATACCATGCTTGGTGTGGCTTTTGATATTGGTACTACTACTATTGTAGCTTATCTAATGGATCTATATACTGGAGAGAAACTTGCTGTTTCTTCAGCAATGAACCCTCAAATAAAGTTTGGGGCAGACGTAATCTCACGTACAACTTTTGCCAATCAAAATGAAAACGGTGTTAAATTAATGCAATCTACTCTCTTGGATGTATTAAATAAATTAATTGAAGATAGTGTACATAAAGCAAATATATTAAAGGAAAACATATATGCAATTACCATTGTGGGAAATACCTGCATGCACCATCTATTTCTAGGTCTTACTCCAAAATATATTGCATATATACCTTATGTTCCCGTAATAAGCGAAACACTGGAATTAAAATCATCAGATCTTAACCTTCACATAAATCCATCAGGTAAGGTATTTGTGCTTCCAAATATCGCTGGGTTTGTAGGGGCAGATACTGTAGGTGTAATTTTAGCCTCAGAAATGGATAAAAGTAAAGATGTAAAATTAGCTATCGATATAGGTACTAATGGCGAAATAGTCCTAGGATCTTCAAAGAAACTTGTCTCCTGTTCTGCTGCAGCAGGTCCTGCTTTTGAAGGAGCTCAAATAAGCAGCGGTATGAGAGGTGCAAAGGGTGCTATAGATCATGTAAGCTTTGGTGAATCTCTAAACTACACTGTTATAGGAAATGAAAAACCTGAAGGTATTTGCGGATCTGCTCTACTTGATATTGTGGCAGGACTTGTGAGACTTGGAATAATAAATAAAAGAGGAAAGCTTTTATCCCCTGACAACTTTATAAATCCAAATGCACTTCCATTTAAAAATAATATAATAACTTATGAAGGTGCAAATGCCTTCTTAATAGTTCCTCCATCGGAAACAGCACATGGACGTGCTATTATGCTTACTCAAAATGATATAACTTCACTTCAGCTAGCAAAAGGAGCTATATCTGCAGGTATAAGCATACTTGTGAAAAAGTGTAATATAAATACATCCGATATAAAAGAAGTAATCTTAGCTGGTGCTTTTGGTAACTATATGGACCCACATAGTGCCTGTACAATAGGTTTAATTCCACCAGAGCTTGAAAATAAGATACAATTAGTAGGAAATGCTGCTGGTACAGGTTCAATGCTTGCCCTACTGTCAAATGACGAATATGAGCATTCTAATACTATAGCTAGTAAAGTAACTTACATTGAATTAGGAGCACAAAAAGATTTTAACAGAGAATTTGCTCATGGAATGCAATTTCAAGATTATAAGTAG
- a CDS encoding PucR family transcriptional regulator has protein sequence MGMDLRTFLGKIKNYNPRLYISQTEGITIKYVKLLEENQTLFEPDHLYVCKTFNFKKIPPQKGAINILCIKTDDLQYKPDKNSIVNLIVLNTNMDIFKTFNEIQSILIKYQEFSIASTKLLDALISGKGLEYIVNTGCEILKNPICILDLSFKLIASSKDIKVEDPVWIELLTKGYCSYNFVPMSNVRNFIDVVHKSSSPIFIGKDKFRIPRIISNIKINDKVVGYVTALECQKPFSRNDIEFIFLLCKVVASEMQKNSSLQNIKGLKYENFIMDLLNGKETDTRVIEERSKFLDLHFKPNLYILVVNVPQNNFVNIPLHRVRDAIEYMLVGSKSVIYENSVVILISQKNKISDIDHSFSKVIDFFKKNNIHGGLSRCFHDLANTRKYYEQALKAITLGMGLKINKFLFFYEDLAIFHLLETCSSKSDLKNFCHDSIFNLMRYDKSHNTKYLKCLRFYLSNEKNQLKTSKTLNICRSTLVHRIEKIQEIMGVNLNDVKITFHLNLSFIILEYIDEFK, from the coding sequence ATGGGGATGGATCTACGTACTTTCCTAGGCAAAATAAAAAATTATAATCCTAGGTTATATATTTCACAAACAGAAGGAATAACAATTAAATATGTTAAACTCCTTGAAGAAAATCAAACTTTATTTGAACCAGACCATTTATATGTATGCAAAACCTTTAATTTTAAAAAAATCCCACCGCAAAAAGGTGCTATAAATATACTTTGTATTAAAACTGACGATCTTCAATATAAACCAGATAAAAATTCCATAGTAAATTTAATAGTGTTGAATACTAATATGGATATATTTAAAACTTTCAATGAAATACAAAGTATCTTAATAAAGTATCAAGAATTTAGTATAGCTTCAACAAAACTATTAGATGCTTTAATAAGTGGAAAGGGGCTTGAATATATAGTAAATACGGGATGTGAGATTCTTAAAAACCCTATATGTATCCTAGATCTTAGCTTTAAGCTCATTGCATCTTCCAAAGATATTAAAGTAGAGGATCCTGTATGGATTGAACTTTTAACTAAAGGTTACTGTTCCTACAACTTTGTACCTATGTCAAATGTTCGAAATTTTATTGATGTAGTACACAAAAGCAGTTCTCCTATTTTTATAGGAAAAGATAAATTTAGAATTCCACGTATAATATCAAATATTAAAATTAATGATAAAGTAGTTGGATATGTAACTGCGTTGGAGTGTCAAAAACCATTTTCTAGAAATGACATAGAATTTATCTTTCTTTTATGTAAAGTAGTTGCTTCTGAAATGCAGAAAAACAGTTCACTGCAAAACATAAAAGGATTGAAATATGAAAATTTTATCATGGATTTACTCAATGGAAAAGAAACTGATACACGAGTTATTGAAGAAAGGTCAAAATTTTTAGATTTACATTTCAAACCTAATCTCTATATACTTGTAGTAAATGTACCTCAAAATAATTTTGTAAACATCCCTCTTCACAGGGTAAGAGATGCTATTGAATATATGCTAGTAGGAAGTAAGTCTGTCATATATGAAAATTCTGTTGTCATACTAATAAGCCAAAAAAATAAAATATCAGATATTGATCACAGTTTTAGTAAAGTCATAGACTTCTTTAAAAAAAATAATATACATGGCGGTTTAAGTAGATGTTTTCATGATCTAGCTAATACCAGGAAATACTATGAACAAGCTTTAAAGGCTATTACACTTGGTATGGGACTGAAAATAAATAAATTTCTTTTTTTCTACGAAGATTTAGCAATATTCCACTTATTAGAAACATGTTCATCAAAAAGTGATTTAAAAAATTTTTGTCATGATTCAATATTTAACTTAATGAGATATGATAAATCCCATAATACCAAATACTTAAAGTGTCTTCGTTTTTATTTGTCAAATGAAAAAAATCAGTTGAAAACATCAAAAACTTTAAACATTTGCAGGAGTACTTTAGTTCATCGTATAGAAAAAATCCAAGAAATTATGGGCGTTAATTTAAATGATGTAAAAATTACATTTCATCTCAATTTAAGTTTTATTATACTTGAATATATTGATGAATTTAAATAG